The proteins below come from a single Chryseobacterium sp. MA9 genomic window:
- a CDS encoding BatD family protein — MRKILLILSFLICANAFSQILSSNVEKKTLALGETNHITIKIDNLNEQQVTSAPKNELLPFHFEETKDSIGQTANSYERKIEFAVFDEGKFTIPELEFKVGDKVLKTIPYEIDVINTAQKADQINDIMSNKQVKLEAKDYWELYKFYILAALAGIALIIAIIMIVKWGRKSKSSPVVATNQTLKELDSLKKKKYIEGGNFRSFYVELIDISRTFITKQYHLPADVLLTDDLIDVIKKNNTISQDNEKIIEDVFLRGDLVKFAKTFPDQNTMETDFANIRDFVKRSSKDLEFENLRKDV; from the coding sequence TTGAGAAAAATACTTTTAATATTATCTTTTCTGATCTGTGCGAATGCTTTTTCACAGATATTATCCTCTAACGTAGAAAAGAAAACCCTGGCTCTTGGGGAAACCAATCATATTACCATAAAGATTGACAACCTTAATGAGCAGCAGGTAACTTCCGCTCCAAAAAATGAACTGCTCCCTTTTCACTTTGAAGAAACTAAGGACAGTATAGGGCAGACGGCCAATTCTTACGAAAGAAAAATTGAATTTGCTGTTTTTGATGAAGGGAAGTTTACCATTCCAGAACTGGAATTCAAAGTAGGAGATAAGGTACTTAAAACCATTCCTTATGAAATAGATGTCATTAATACGGCTCAAAAAGCAGATCAGATCAATGATATCATGAGTAATAAGCAAGTGAAACTTGAAGCTAAAGATTATTGGGAGCTTTACAAATTTTATATTCTGGCAGCACTCGCGGGTATTGCTTTAATCATTGCAATTATTATGATTGTAAAGTGGGGCAGGAAATCCAAAAGTTCTCCGGTAGTGGCTACCAATCAAACCTTGAAAGAGCTTGACTCTCTTAAAAAGAAAAAATATATTGAAGGAGGAAACTTCCGTTCGTTCTATGTTGAACTGATTGATATTTCCAGAACATTCATTACTAAACAATATCACCTTCCCGCAGATGTTCTTCTTACGGATGACCTTATTGATGTCATAAAAAAGAACAATACAATTTCGCAGGACAATGAAAAAATAATAGAGGATGTATTCCTGAGAGGAGACCTGGTGAAATTTGCCAAAACGTTTCCGGATCAAAATACAATGGAGACCGATTTTGCCAATATCAGAGATTTTGTGAAGAGATCATCCAAAGATTTAGAATTCGAAAACTTAAGAAAGGATGTTTAA
- a CDS encoding DUF58 domain-containing protein, whose protein sequence is MQIKDIVKKVKQIEIRTRKKTEAALMGQYHSAFKGQGMTFSEVRPYQFGDEIRRIDWNKTARFREPFVKVMEEERELTMMILVDISASMDYGTKIQLKREYVAEIAASLGFSAAGNNDKVGLILFADKVYKVIPPQKGRKHILSIISNILTADYVPAESRIDKAMEYMMGIFKRKSLVFLFSDFGDEYDSKMLRVASKKHQLLGMRIYDEKDNEIPDVGYARLLDVETGKEIWANTSSARWRYTFAEAQKQKLRALEEDFANSSASFMNINTGSDYSKLLYNYFQKK, encoded by the coding sequence ATGCAGATAAAAGATATTGTAAAGAAAGTAAAGCAGATTGAAATCCGTACCAGAAAAAAGACGGAGGCTGCTTTGATGGGGCAATATCACAGTGCTTTTAAAGGGCAGGGGATGACTTTCTCTGAAGTTCGTCCTTACCAGTTTGGGGATGAAATCAGAAGAATCGACTGGAATAAAACTGCACGGTTCCGTGAGCCATTCGTAAAAGTAATGGAAGAAGAAAGGGAGCTGACGATGATGATTCTTGTTGATATTTCCGCTTCTATGGATTATGGCACGAAAATCCAGCTAAAAAGAGAATATGTAGCCGAAATAGCAGCAAGTCTGGGATTCTCAGCAGCCGGTAACAATGATAAAGTAGGATTGATCCTGTTTGCTGATAAAGTATATAAAGTAATTCCTCCTCAGAAAGGAAGAAAACATATTCTTTCCATTATCAGTAATATTCTGACTGCAGATTATGTTCCGGCAGAATCCAGAATAGACAAAGCGATGGAATATATGATGGGAATTTTCAAAAGGAAATCTCTGGTTTTTCTGTTTTCAGATTTTGGAGATGAATATGATTCCAAAATGCTGAGAGTAGCTTCAAAGAAACACCAGCTGTTGGGAATGAGGATTTATGATGAAAAAGATAATGAAATTCCTGATGTAGGATATGCCCGTTTACTGGATGTGGAAACCGGAAAAGAAATATGGGCCAATACTTCCAGTGCAAGATGGCGGTATACCTTTGCTGAAGCTCAAAAACAAAAACTGAGAGCTCTGGAAGAAGATTTCGCCAACAGCTCTGCCAGTTTTATGAATATCAATACCGGCTCAGATTATTCAAAATTATTGTATAATTATTTTCAGAAAAAATAA
- a CDS encoding GNAT family N-acetyltransferase, producing the protein MSDVLIRKAVLEDCASMLDLIKELAEYEKALHEVTVTLDEFTQDGFGTSPVWGAFVAEFEGQIVGISLYYDRYSTWKGRRLYLEDLVVTERLRGKQIGKMLFDATLEYGKSNSYSGMVFQVLNWNEPAINFYKKYSPKFDNEWLNVSIEFKS; encoded by the coding sequence ATGAGTGATGTACTAATCAGAAAAGCAGTTCTGGAGGACTGTGCTTCTATGCTGGATTTAATTAAAGAACTGGCGGAATATGAAAAAGCACTTCATGAAGTAACGGTGACATTGGATGAATTTACTCAGGATGGTTTTGGAACGTCTCCGGTATGGGGAGCTTTTGTTGCAGAATTTGAAGGTCAAATAGTGGGAATATCGCTGTATTACGACAGATACTCAACATGGAAGGGAAGAAGGCTGTATCTTGAAGATCTCGTTGTGACAGAAAGATTGAGAGGAAAGCAGATTGGAAAAATGTTGTTTGATGCAACATTGGAATATGGTAAATCAAACAGCTACAGCGGAATGGTGTTCCAGGTATTGAACTGGAATGAGCCAGCCATCAATTTTTATAAAAAATACAGTCCGAAGTTTGATAACGAATGGTTAAATGTTTCTATCGAATTTAAAAGCTAA
- a CDS encoding MoxR family ATPase has translation MSEIYQAEDIRQLTEKVKEKNYLFSLLRQEINKVIIGQDYMVDRLLVGLLGNGHVLLEGVPGLAKTLAIKTLADAVHGEFSRIQFTPDLLPADVVGTMIYNIKDNDFSIKKGPVFANFVLADEINRAPAKVQSALLEVMQEKQVTIGDETMKLPKPFLVLATQNPIDQEGTYLLPEAQSDRFMLKCTIDYPSFEDERQVMRMVSTSHQPTVKPVISLQDIVDAKELINQIYLDEKIEKYILDMVFATRYPENYGLSDLKNYISFGASPRASINLAIASRAYAFLKGRAFVIPEDVKALAKDVLRHRIGLTFEAEAEEISSEEIVNRILAKIQAP, from the coding sequence ATGTCAGAGATATATCAAGCTGAAGATATCCGCCAATTGACGGAAAAAGTAAAAGAAAAAAACTACTTATTTTCTCTTCTGAGACAGGAAATCAACAAAGTTATTATTGGGCAGGATTACATGGTAGACCGTCTTTTGGTTGGGCTTTTGGGAAACGGTCACGTTCTTCTTGAAGGAGTGCCGGGATTGGCTAAAACCCTTGCCATAAAAACGTTGGCAGATGCTGTTCATGGTGAGTTTTCAAGAATTCAGTTTACTCCGGATTTACTTCCTGCAGACGTAGTGGGAACTATGATTTACAATATCAAAGACAATGATTTTTCTATAAAAAAAGGTCCTGTATTCGCGAACTTTGTATTGGCGGATGAGATCAACCGTGCACCGGCAAAAGTACAATCGGCCCTTTTGGAGGTAATGCAGGAGAAACAGGTGACAATTGGTGATGAAACAATGAAGCTTCCGAAGCCGTTCCTTGTATTGGCAACCCAAAACCCGATTGATCAGGAAGGTACTTATTTGCTGCCTGAAGCACAAAGTGACCGTTTTATGTTGAAATGTACAATAGATTACCCTTCTTTTGAAGATGAAAGACAGGTAATGAGAATGGTTTCAACTTCACATCAGCCGACTGTGAAACCTGTGATTTCCCTTCAGGACATTGTAGATGCAAAAGAATTGATCAACCAGATTTACCTGGATGAGAAAATTGAAAAATATATTCTGGATATGGTTTTTGCAACACGTTATCCGGAAAATTACGGTCTTTCTGATCTTAAAAATTATATCAGCTTTGGAGCTTCTCCAAGGGCATCCATTAACCTTGCTATCGCTTCAAGAGCATATGCATTCTTAAAAGGAAGAGCCTTTGTGATTCCTGAAGATGTAAAAGCATTGGCAAAAGATGTATTGAGACACAGAATAGGCTTGACATTCGAGGCTGAAGCAGAAGAAATTTCATCAGAAGAAATCGTTAATAGAATTTTAGCAAAAATCCAGGCACCATAA
- a CDS encoding peptide-N-glycosidase F-related protein, which produces MYKRLFFLSIFIANLALSQTTMTNVISDAIYYDGYAATVSNPVPSGLTRLNSARYTRKLTDAELDSFKAKIAMRVTIAALCDNYDRLGEVFLAMVPKNQSTYTINDPNIRRIEIGRYITPFMNKNRTPSEVPYTYDVSNLYSIFHDMALRSTYDLYMELDVFGVPYAAQTQVSGCSGRIDVFSGTLTFFSTDTGAIPTDTNSLVPILSYNKLNNYNSTDVTGETVRIVTFNLPNPVNNARFFVISTPHGANNGGEEYIRRQNYTYIDDVQVLTYTPGGISCEPYRVYNTQGNGIYGSTPKTFADWTSWNNWCPGNAVPIREFTLPSLAAGNHTLKHTIPTAVFNQQQGDVMLSVYMQGKSNAALNVKDIRTVDVNIYPNPTSDFVHIRSKTDVTSISLFNAEGRKLTETYKENKINLSSCSTGIYFLNIVLKDGTTFKHKIIKK; this is translated from the coding sequence ATGTATAAAAGGCTATTTTTTTTAAGTATTTTTATAGCAAATCTGGCTTTATCACAAACAACGATGACCAATGTGATTTCAGATGCTATTTATTATGATGGTTATGCAGCTACGGTATCCAACCCCGTTCCAAGCGGCTTAACGAGACTAAATAGTGCCAGATATACGAGAAAACTTACAGATGCCGAACTAGACTCTTTTAAAGCCAAGATAGCCATGCGGGTAACAATAGCTGCATTATGTGATAATTACGACCGTCTCGGAGAAGTCTTTTTAGCGATGGTTCCTAAAAATCAATCTACTTATACAATTAATGATCCGAACATCAGAAGAATTGAGATAGGTAGATATATTACTCCGTTCATGAATAAAAACAGAACACCCTCAGAAGTTCCATATACTTATGATGTCAGCAATTTGTATAGCATATTTCATGATATGGCATTGCGTAGTACTTACGATTTGTATATGGAATTGGATGTTTTCGGGGTTCCCTATGCAGCCCAAACCCAGGTTTCAGGTTGCTCAGGCAGAATTGATGTTTTTTCCGGAACCCTTACTTTTTTCTCAACGGATACAGGAGCAATCCCTACAGATACCAACAGCCTCGTGCCTATATTAAGCTATAATAAACTTAACAACTATAACAGTACCGATGTTACCGGAGAAACCGTTAGAATTGTGACTTTTAACCTGCCTAATCCTGTTAATAATGCCCGCTTTTTTGTAATATCTACTCCTCATGGTGCCAACAATGGCGGCGAAGAATATATAAGAAGACAAAACTACACTTATATAGACGATGTACAGGTACTCACTTACACTCCGGGAGGGATTTCATGTGAACCGTACCGGGTATATAACACCCAGGGAAACGGAATCTATGGATCTACTCCTAAAACTTTTGCAGACTGGACTTCATGGAATAACTGGTGTCCCGGAAATGCAGTTCCTATCAGAGAATTTACACTTCCCAGCTTAGCTGCAGGCAATCACACTCTGAAACATACAATCCCAACAGCTGTTTTCAACCAGCAACAGGGAGATGTCATGCTATCAGTTTACATGCAGGGTAAAAGCAATGCAGCCTTAAATGTAAAAGATATCAGAACAGTAGATGTAAACATATATCCTAATCCCACTTCTGACTTTGTACACATAAGATCAAAAACAGATGTAACCTCAATAAGCCTCTTCAACGCAGAAGGAAGGAAACTTACAGAAACTTATAAAGAAAATAAGATAAATCTTTCATCATGCAGTACAGGAATTTATTTTTTAAATATTGTTCTAAAAGACGGAACCACATTTAAACATAAAATCATCAAAAAATAA
- a CDS encoding DinB family protein, with product MNYHFQAHRQVRKNLLDLLQNTSHEDLILIPDGFNNNIYWNIAHTVATQQLLHYYLSGNPFRIDKYWIETYKKGTLPNLNVQKSEVEDLEFLLTETSKILMKDYDSDFFSDYTPYTTSFGMDLKSIQDAIIFNNMHESLHYGYVMSQKRAILGEKGR from the coding sequence ATGAATTATCATTTTCAAGCGCACAGACAGGTAAGAAAGAACCTTTTAGACCTCCTTCAGAATACATCTCATGAAGATCTGATTCTGATTCCGGATGGTTTCAACAATAATATTTACTGGAATATTGCTCATACTGTTGCTACACAACAGCTTTTGCATTATTACCTAAGCGGAAATCCTTTCCGTATTGATAAATATTGGATTGAAACTTACAAAAAAGGGACTTTACCAAATTTAAATGTTCAGAAGTCGGAAGTGGAAGATTTAGAATTTTTACTTACGGAAACTTCGAAGATTTTGATGAAGGATTATGACAGTGATTTTTTCTCAGACTACACTCCTTACACAACAAGTTTCGGGATGGATCTGAAAAGCATCCAGGATGCCATTATCTTCAACAACATGCATGAAAGCCTTCACTACGGATATGTGATGTCGCAGAAAAGAGCAATTTTAGGAGAGAAAGGGAGATAG
- the rlmB gene encoding 23S rRNA (guanosine(2251)-2'-O)-methyltransferase RlmB, producing MKDDFIFGLRPVIEAIEAGKTIDKVFVQNALQGPIYAELKAILAKNKIRPNYVPVEKLNRFTRKNHQGVVAFISDVPFHKVEDIVPQLFEQGKTPFLLILDRLTDVRNFGAICRTAECVGVDAIIIPEKGAAPINSDAIKTSAGAIYNIKICKENNLAHAVDFLQQSGISVYAASEKAQKLIYDVNLTEPCAIVMGNEETGISKEVLHHADEKIKLPIEGKTQSLNVSVACGAILYEAVRQKMTAIPTP from the coding sequence ATGAAAGACGATTTTATTTTCGGGCTGCGTCCCGTGATTGAAGCAATTGAAGCGGGAAAAACGATTGACAAGGTCTTTGTGCAGAATGCACTTCAGGGCCCTATTTATGCTGAACTAAAAGCAATTTTAGCGAAAAATAAAATCCGTCCCAATTATGTTCCGGTTGAAAAACTGAACCGTTTTACAAGAAAAAACCATCAGGGTGTGGTGGCTTTTATTTCGGATGTACCGTTTCATAAAGTGGAGGATATCGTTCCACAGTTATTTGAACAAGGAAAAACTCCTTTTCTTTTGATTCTGGACAGACTTACCGATGTAAGAAACTTTGGAGCAATCTGCAGAACGGCAGAATGTGTAGGTGTTGATGCCATCATCATTCCGGAAAAGGGTGCCGCTCCTATTAACTCTGATGCTATAAAAACCTCTGCAGGTGCTATTTACAATATTAAAATATGTAAAGAAAACAACCTGGCTCATGCTGTGGACTTCCTTCAGCAAAGTGGAATTTCCGTGTACGCTGCCAGTGAAAAAGCTCAGAAATTAATTTATGATGTCAACCTTACAGAGCCCTGTGCTATTGTTATGGGAAATGAAGAAACCGGAATTTCTAAAGAAGTACTGCATCATGCTGACGAAAAAATAAAACTTCCTATTGAAGGAAAAACTCAATCTCTGAATGTTTCTGTAGCATGTGGAGCGATTTTGTATGAAGCGGTAAGACAGAAAATGACTGCTATACCAACTCCTTAA
- a CDS encoding serine hydrolase → MKIKLLLPLFFAPFIYNAQTKNIATDNLLTTELDKMVQKEALTYMQDPSRVGLSIGVFKDGKSYFYNYGTTEIGKSELPTSQSVYEIASITKTFTGTLLAHAFVDSKIKMDDDIRKYLDGNYSNLEFEKHPITIGNLTNHSSGLPQFLPDQSETFKKPMDSVAAALSDFYKNYSKKKFYEDLHQAKIDFSPGTEYRYSNVGTQIAGDILEKVYQKSYKDLLSEYITKPLKMNQTIIGMNSAQLLTCYNEKGKVMPRNFTTIFAPAGGIMSTTGDLVKYIRYHLDENNKYVKSSHTPLVKNDGDAIGLYWRVHTYEDGTQTVYHTGGTFGFSSVLQVYPSKNMGVVVLSNESDGESQGKLHDIADNILRNSSKK, encoded by the coding sequence ATGAAAATAAAATTGCTTTTACCATTATTTTTTGCGCCATTTATTTATAATGCACAGACAAAAAATATAGCAACCGACAATCTCCTTACCACTGAACTTGACAAAATGGTTCAGAAGGAAGCACTCACTTATATGCAGGATCCTTCACGTGTAGGACTTTCAATAGGTGTTTTTAAAGATGGTAAAAGTTATTTTTATAATTATGGAACAACGGAAATCGGAAAATCCGAACTTCCGACCTCCCAAAGTGTTTACGAGATTGCATCCATCACCAAGACATTTACCGGAACACTCCTGGCTCATGCTTTTGTGGATAGTAAAATCAAAATGGATGATGATATCCGAAAATATCTGGACGGAAATTATTCTAATCTTGAATTTGAAAAGCATCCGATAACAATTGGTAACCTTACCAATCATTCATCAGGATTGCCCCAGTTTTTACCGGATCAGTCTGAAACATTCAAAAAACCGATGGATTCTGTTGCAGCTGCGCTGTCTGATTTTTATAAAAACTATTCAAAAAAGAAATTTTATGAAGATCTTCATCAGGCAAAAATTGATTTTTCGCCGGGAACAGAATACAGATATTCCAATGTAGGAACACAGATTGCAGGAGATATTCTGGAAAAAGTATATCAGAAAAGCTATAAAGACCTGCTTTCAGAGTATATTACAAAACCTCTGAAAATGAACCAAACCATTATTGGTATGAATTCTGCACAGCTATTGACTTGTTACAACGAAAAAGGAAAGGTAATGCCCAGAAATTTCACAACGATCTTTGCTCCGGCAGGTGGAATTATGTCCACGACAGGAGATCTGGTGAAATACATACGGTACCATTTGGATGAAAACAACAAATATGTAAAATCATCTCATACTCCTCTTGTAAAAAACGATGGAGATGCAATCGGGCTATACTGGAGGGTACATACCTATGAAGACGGAACCCAAACGGTTTATCATACAGGAGGTACATTTGGTTTTTCAAGTGTGCTTCAGGTTTATCCGTCAAAAAATATGGGAGTAGTTGTACTGTCCAATGAGTCAGATGGAGAATCTCAGGGGAAACTGCATGATATTGCAGACAATATATTAAGAAACAGTAGTAAAAAATAA
- a CDS encoding DUF6263 family protein: protein MKNIAALALISSIALVSCKKETAKITKVDPKTGKTVTVEVPADSVAKVAENPAIKDSAGVITQTFKLEKGKTYPLTTYQRDVKTMTDPQGKSITATSESTDEMNFVVNDIKGNVYEMTLNLVAKRNSQSAQGKTVVVDTKLALPKEDDLKMIWNVNKALTGNKLAMKMDTKGNVISITGFDAVYTKVSNAVGTLIKDANQKASVVASLKESFNEKVLKDQFHKNLMIIPKKGVKIGEKWSTSENADASGAVKVTSNYVMKSLGNGAAEIAVTGGIPKKTEKKAQGPITHSLSSELVQNGTIKFDESTGWITNQNINVKTTQIETISDGKQSQSMKSVSNSSVMVNPSAK, encoded by the coding sequence ATGAAGAACATTGCAGCGCTTGCGCTTATATCATCAATAGCTCTTGTATCTTGTAAAAAAGAAACAGCAAAAATAACGAAAGTAGATCCTAAAACCGGAAAAACGGTAACAGTGGAAGTTCCTGCGGATTCTGTAGCAAAAGTTGCAGAAAACCCGGCAATCAAAGATTCTGCAGGAGTTATTACACAGACTTTTAAGCTTGAAAAAGGAAAAACTTATCCTCTGACCACTTATCAGAGAGATGTAAAAACAATGACGGATCCTCAGGGAAAATCCATCACTGCAACCAGCGAATCTACAGATGAAATGAACTTTGTAGTTAATGATATTAAAGGGAATGTATACGAAATGACCCTTAATCTTGTAGCGAAAAGAAATTCTCAGTCTGCACAGGGAAAAACAGTAGTGGTAGATACTAAGCTTGCTCTTCCTAAAGAAGATGATCTTAAAATGATCTGGAACGTAAACAAAGCACTTACCGGAAACAAACTTGCCATGAAAATGGATACAAAAGGTAATGTAATCTCTATCACTGGATTTGATGCTGTTTACACAAAAGTTTCCAATGCAGTAGGGACTCTTATCAAAGATGCCAATCAAAAAGCAAGTGTTGTAGCAAGCCTTAAGGAATCATTCAACGAAAAGGTATTGAAAGATCAATTCCATAAAAATCTGATGATTATTCCTAAAAAAGGAGTAAAAATAGGTGAAAAATGGTCTACTTCCGAAAATGCCGATGCAAGCGGAGCTGTAAAAGTAACTTCTAATTATGTAATGAAAAGCTTAGGAAACGGAGCAGCAGAAATTGCCGTTACCGGAGGAATTCCTAAGAAGACTGAAAAGAAAGCTCAGGGACCTATCACACACAGTCTGAGCAGTGAACTGGTTCAGAACGGAACCATTAAGTTTGACGAAAGCACAGGATGGATCACCAACCAGAATATCAATGTAAAAACGACGCAGATAGAAACCATTTCAGATGGAAAACAGTCTCAGTCTATGAAAAGCGTTTCCAATTCTTCGGTAATGGTAAACCCATCTGCTAAATAA
- a CDS encoding YfhO family protein, which yields MAKNKNFIYIAASLVVFIVLAFLYSTPVFTGKQLFQHDIVQYRGGAKELLDYRANTGNETYWSDSMFGGMPTYQMGSQFKGDIIKKIDSNLNFLPRPVNYLFLLFAGFFLLGMVVVRNWKYALLGATFFGLSTYFYIIIAAGHNGKVNTIEYFAPLLAGILLVYIRKQYIWGFIVTTLFMGLQIAANHPQMTYYLFLALGFLFLSELIRAIQKKTPMKHFLISSGIIAASCIIGVGMNSQRIMANSEYVKETVRGKQILNNDSHTSGKSGMDKESMLMWSYGQLETLNLFIPRLMGGGSQEPEGKEMMNRVQELVQENVGSQAEMDRISKGFSGMTYWGDQPGTSGPAYQGAIVCFLALLGFFFASKKYRYWILGASILTILLAWGSNFMPLSDFFIDYVPFYNKFRAPSSILVVVELLFPLIAILGLYRFFTDEKLTEEYKQKILMYVGGGTLGFLLILLIFGKSLLGFSTESEKTYFPPFLLDYLVDERYKLFRIDAIKAFIYVAITAAALFLTLKKKLNQNIALVVIGVVSLFDLWTVNKRYLNDENYVDKIFAENPFQTESSDLLAEKVQGNPNLESILSNVNINKTLETIAEKDKTHYRIYNQTLGVTSETNTSYFKASIGGYHAVKLRRYDDVLNEYINNVDSVKTPNILNLLNAKYMVFGGPEQPQVVPNPKANGNAWFVSDLKFVDTPNQEIKSIGTINNKKTAVIASSDKSYFDNKPVKADSTAFINLTKYQPNELEFKSQSKTPQLAVFSEVYYPHGWKVLVDEKEVPYIKADYLLRAVHVPAGNHHIRMVFEPEVIEKGKWLSLLSFGLFILLAAFGIFWINKNKKKEIVAEQKA from the coding sequence ATGGCAAAAAATAAAAACTTCATTTATATTGCAGCTTCATTAGTAGTATTTATAGTTTTAGCATTTTTATATTCTACTCCTGTATTTACAGGAAAACAGCTTTTCCAGCACGATATTGTGCAATACAGAGGTGGAGCAAAAGAACTGCTCGACTATAGAGCGAATACCGGAAATGAAACCTATTGGAGTGACTCCATGTTTGGGGGAATGCCGACTTATCAGATGGGAAGCCAGTTCAAAGGTGACATCATCAAGAAAATCGACAGCAATCTGAATTTCCTGCCAAGGCCGGTTAATTATCTCTTCCTGCTGTTTGCAGGTTTTTTCCTTTTGGGAATGGTAGTAGTCAGAAACTGGAAGTACGCGCTTTTAGGAGCCACTTTCTTTGGACTTTCAACTTATTTTTATATCATTATTGCAGCCGGACACAACGGTAAAGTAAACACTATTGAGTATTTTGCACCGCTGTTAGCCGGAATTTTACTGGTTTATATCAGAAAACAATATATCTGGGGATTCATTGTTACAACCCTTTTTATGGGGCTTCAGATTGCAGCCAATCACCCGCAGATGACGTATTATCTGTTCCTTGCACTAGGATTCTTATTCCTGTCTGAACTCATCAGAGCCATACAGAAAAAGACACCGATGAAGCACTTCCTTATTTCATCAGGAATTATTGCGGCATCATGCATTATTGGAGTTGGAATGAATTCGCAAAGAATCATGGCCAATTCTGAATATGTAAAAGAAACAGTTCGTGGAAAACAGATTTTAAATAATGACAGCCATACTTCAGGAAAATCCGGAATGGATAAAGAAAGTATGCTGATGTGGAGCTATGGACAGCTTGAAACTTTAAACCTTTTCATCCCAAGATTGATGGGTGGCGGAAGCCAGGAGCCGGAAGGAAAAGAAATGATGAACAGAGTTCAGGAACTGGTTCAGGAAAATGTAGGTTCACAGGCGGAAATGGACAGAATTTCAAAAGGTTTCAGCGGAATGACGTACTGGGGAGATCAGCCGGGAACTTCAGGACCTGCTTATCAGGGAGCCATTGTATGTTTTCTTGCTTTATTAGGATTCTTCTTTGCCTCGAAGAAATACCGTTACTGGATTCTGGGCGCTTCTATCCTGACTATTTTACTGGCCTGGGGAAGCAACTTTATGCCATTATCAGACTTCTTTATCGATTATGTTCCGTTCTATAATAAGTTCAGAGCACCTTCTTCCATCTTAGTGGTTGTAGAGTTATTATTCCCTTTGATTGCCATTCTGGGGTTATACAGATTCTTCACGGACGAAAAACTTACTGAGGAATACAAGCAGAAAATTCTTATGTATGTAGGTGGTGGAACTTTAGGATTTTTATTGATTCTTTTGATCTTCGGAAAATCACTATTAGGTTTTTCAACAGAAAGCGAGAAGACTTATTTCCCTCCTTTCCTGCTTGATTATCTTGTAGATGAAAGATATAAGCTATTCAGAATAGACGCCATAAAAGCATTTATCTATGTAGCCATTACTGCAGCAGCATTATTCTTAACTTTAAAGAAAAAGCTTAATCAGAATATTGCTTTAGTAGTAATCGGAGTCGTGAGTTTATTTGATCTTTGGACTGTAAACAAACGTTACTTAAACGATGAAAACTATGTAGATAAAATATTTGCAGAAAATCCTTTCCAGACAGAAAGTTCAGATCTTTTGGCTGAAAAAGTTCAGGGAAATCCGAATCTGGAATCTATTTTATCCAATGTAAACATCAACAAAACATTGGAAACCATTGCTGAAAAAGATAAAACTCACTACAGAATTTACAACCAGACTCTGGGTGTGACAAGTGAGACCAATACTTCTTATTTTAAAGCTTCAATTGGTGGTTATCACGCTGTAAAACTAAGAAGATATGATGATGTATTGAATGAGTATATCAACAATGTTGACAGTGTAAAAACTCCTAATATTTTAAACTTATTAAATGCCAAGTATATGGTTTTCGGAGGACCTGAGCAGCCACAGGTTGTTCCTAATCCAAAAGCCAATGGAAATGCATGGTTTGTAAGTGATTTAAAATTTGTAGATACTCCTAATCAGGAAATTAAATCCATAGGGACTATCAATAACAAAAAAACAGCAGTTATCGCATCATCTGATAAATCATATTTTGACAACAAACCAGTTAAGGCAGATTCTACAGCATTTATCAATCTTACGAAATACCAGCCTAATGAACTTGAATTTAAATCTCAGTCGAAAACCCCTCAATTGGCGGTATTCTCTGAAGTTTATTATCCTCACGGATGGAAAGTGCTGGTAGATGAAAAAGAAGTTCCATACATTAAAGCAGATTACTTACTTCGTGCAGTACATGTTCCGGCAGGAAATCATCATATCAGAATGGTATTTGAGCCTGAAGTAATTGAAAAAGGAAAATGGCTTTCTCTTCTTTCATTTGGATTATTTATCCTGTTGGCTGCATTTGGAATTTTCTGGATCAATAAAAACAAGAAAAAGGAAATTGTAGCTGAACAAAAAGCTTAA